One genomic segment of Tursiops truncatus isolate mTurTru1 chromosome 4, mTurTru1.mat.Y, whole genome shotgun sequence includes these proteins:
- the LOC109547819 gene encoding LOW QUALITY PROTEIN: small nuclear ribonucleoprotein Sm D1-like (The sequence of the model RefSeq protein was modified relative to this genomic sequence to represent the inferred CDS: substituted 2 bases at 2 genomic stop codons) — translation MKLVRILMKLSHVTVTTELKNGTQVHGTITDRLPLDTLVMDVEPKVKSKKREAVTGRGQGXGRGRGXGRGRGSPRR, via the exons ATGAAGCTCGTGAGAATTTTGATGAAATTGAGTCACGTAACTGTAACCACTGAATTAAAGAATGGAACACAGGTCCATGGAACAATCACAG ACAGGTTACCTCTAGATACACTTGTCATGGATGTTGAACCAAAGGTGAAATCTAAGAAAAGGGAAGCTGTTACAGGAAGAGGCCAAGGATGAGGAAGAGGACGTGgctgaggcagaggaagagggagtCCTAGGAGATAA